CAATACACTCCTGAACAAGGGAAAGTGGTATGATGAAATAGCTCTCACCTATAGATACGAGCAAGCCTTCAACTATGGCAAGCGTCAAGGGCAAAGATATGGAAACTGTTGTTCCCTTATCCACGATGCTTGTTATATCTATTGATCCCCTGAGACCCTCTACTGCCTTTTTGACCACATCCATCCCAACACCCCTGCCTGAAAGACTGGTTACCTCTTCTGCAGTAGAAAATCCAGGGTGAAATATAAAGTTGAAGACCTCTTTTTCAGATATATCGGCATTGCTGTTTATCAAGCCTTTTTCTATTGCCTTTTTAAGGACCTTTTCCTTGTCTATGCCCTTCCCATCATCCTGTATCCGTATCACCACATTACCACCTGAATGGACTGCTGAGAGATGAATTTTGCCCTTCCTTGGTTTTCCTACTAATTCCCTTATATTAGGAGGCTCTATACCGTGATCAATGGCATTTCTTATAAGGTGGATAAGAGGGTCGTTTATCCGCTCTATTACCGTCTTATCCAGTTCTGTATCTGCACCCTCTGTGGTCATCTCAATATCTTTTCCCAATTCATTAGATAGGTCTCTCACGAGCCTTTTGAATCTGCCAAAGGTTGTCCCTATAGGCAGCATACGCATATTCAAGGTATTATCGCGCATCTCTACTGTGAGCCTCTCTACCTCTTCTGCTATAAGCTCGAGTTCAGGGACATTAAAGCCGGAGACCGTCTGTGTGAGCCTTGCCTGAACAGTGACAAGCTCTCCTACGAGATTTACAAGTTTATCGAGTTTATCAGCAGCAACCTTTATGCTTGACTGGACGTCCTCTTTTTGCCTCTGTCTCTTTTCCCTTATATACTGCTGTTCCATAAGGGCAGATTCAATTTTATCAGGGGGAACAAGACCTTTCTCAACAAGTATCTCT
This is a stretch of genomic DNA from Syntrophorhabdaceae bacterium. It encodes these proteins:
- a CDS encoding chemotaxis protein CheA translates to MEQQYIREKRQRQKEDVQSSIKVAADKLDKLVNLVGELVTVQARLTQTVSGFNVPELELIAEEVERLTVEMRDNTLNMRMLPIGTTFGRFKRLVRDLSNELGKDIEMTTEGADTELDKTVIERINDPLIHLIRNAIDHGIEPPNIRELVGKPRKGKIHLSAVHSGGNVVIRIQDDGKGIDKEKVLKKAIEKGLINSNADISEKEVFNFIFHPGFSTAEEVTSLSGRGVGMDVVKKAVEGLRGSIDITSIVDKGTTVSISLPLTLAIVEGLLVSIGESYFIIPLSLVQECIELTKDDVKKTHGRNIAYVRGEFIPYVRLRNEFKIGGHRPEIEQIVVISANGQRIGFVVDAVIGEHQTVIKNLGRLYKDVEGISGATILGNGTVALIIDVLKIINNIELADAVFN